The proteins below come from a single Metarhizium brunneum chromosome 1, complete sequence genomic window:
- the CARP gene encoding Polyporopepsin, which produces MKKHGRNSLTAVGMAILAKLPDTLASLNLPITDMFTHGAVNIDIGLPDTQYTLLFDPGSSNTWIGAQKAYVITSSSQETSDSVAVTYGSGSFSGLEYNDILTISGADFNQSIGVANTTTGVTEVDGLLGLGPTDLTLGTLTPDKSQTIPTVPDNLFSQGHVESATVTIVKQAITFGSTSLTNVTYAPITEVAVAKTFWGFDASVAYGDSSLLSAKAGIIDHGSTATLLSTSSFNHLLNLTGATVDDNTGLPVLSSCSALDPMILTLAGVNITIPVDIYRWPADNNTAIGGDKNKCYLAISNIGTSFENLSQRPNLQFRKSSFSGNQADEDNVSFILGYTTLKHFGVVLDKENSLIGMTSQVMEAR; this is translated from the exons ATGAAGAAGCACGGCAGAAATAGTCTGACTGCCGTGGGCATGGCTATCTTGGCCAAACTTCCAG ATACTCTTGCGTCGCTCAATCTACCCATCACGGACATGTTTACACATGGCGCAGTGAACATTGACATTGGATTGCCTGATACTCAGTACACGCTGCTGTTTGACCCGGGTTCATCCAATACATGGATTGGTGCTCAGAAGGCATATGTCATCACCTCATCCAGCCAGGAGACGTCTGATTCTGTGGCCGTAACCTATGGTTCCGGCAGCTTTTCCGGGCTCGAGTACAACGACATCTTGACTATAAGCGGAGCCGACTTTAATCAGAGTATCGGAGTGGCAAATACAACTACTGGAGTCACTGAAGTTGACGGGCTTCTTGGTTTAGGTCCCACCGACCTCACCCTGGGGACTCTGACTCCGGATAAGAGCCAGACGATTCCCACCGTTCCAGATAATTTATTCTCACAGGGACATGTTGAAAGCGCAACTGTCACCATTGTCAAGCAAGCCATCACCTTTGGCTCAACGTCTCTGACAAACGTCACGTACGCCCCTATTACAGAAGTCGCAGTGGCCAAGACATTTTGGGGATTTGATGCCAGCGTTGCCTACGGCGACAGCAGCTTGTTGTCAGCTAAAGCCGGCATCATTGACCATGGCTCTACGGCAACGTTGCTGTCTACCAGCAGCTTCAACCACCTGCTGAATCTAACAGGAGCAACTGTAGACGATAATACAGGCCTCCCGGTTCTTTCGTCGTGCTCTGCATTGGATCCTATGATTTTGACACTGGCAGgcgtcaacatcaccatcccCGTCGACATATACAGGTGGCCCGCCGACAACAACACTGCTATTGGGGGCGACAAGAATAAATGCTACCTTGCCATTAGCAACATTGGCACTTCCTTTGAAAACCTCTCGCAAAGACCAAACCTTCAGTTTCGGAAGTCTTCGTTTTCGGGAAACCAAGCTGATGAGGACAATGTCAGTTTTATCCTCGGGTACACCACCTTGAAACACTTTGGTGTTGTTCTCGACAAAGAAAATTCGCTCATCGGCATGACGAGCCAGGTCATGGAGGCTCGATAG
- the wbpA_0 gene encoding UDP-N-acetyl-D-glucosamine 6-dehydrogenase yields MPAPIPISPSTEVLLRCSEAADVRLQQYTKGPREAEIVVAVVGVGYVGRRLVQSFSTQFKVIAYDISSATLRSARRELSSGANVKYTTCPMDMKQATHFLISVPTLVNTDASINTTHIKDAINTVATVAQQGSTVVLESSVAIGMTRSLLGPIAVSYGLYAGMSPERVDPGRTNPPCASIPKIISGLDDAVPGSLASIEQAYGQVFSRLVPVSSPEVAEMTKLYENCQRMMCIAFVNEMADAALSHGIDPYEVSRAAATKPFGYAPFSPSVGVGGHCIPVNPYYLLSNSSFPLLQAATEAMAARPAQIARRTVEDLKLSATMDGLEKGRVLVVGVGFKAGQSVLSYSPGVALLNALHEQGQVEVNFADPLVSQEDLPHVTRLSEAEWNQKTLETFDAIIICVKQPGLDYQVLQHLSGVRVDIWCE; encoded by the coding sequence ATGCCCGCGCCGATCCCAATCTCTCCATCCACCGAGGTTCTGCTTCGCTGTTCCGAGGCCGCCGACGTGCGGCTACAGCAATACACCAAGGGACCTCGGGAAGCCGAGATTgtcgtggccgtcgtcggaGTCGGCTACGTCGGGAGGCGGCTTGTGCAGTCCTTTTCGACCCAGTTCAAGGTCATTGCCTACGACATCTCGTCTGCGACGCTCCGTTCCGCAAGACGTGAGCTGTCCAGCGGCGCCAATGTCAAGTACACGACGTGTCCGATGGACATGAAGCAGGCTACTCACTTTCTGATATCCGTGCCAACTCTGGTCAACACAGACGCATCCATCAATACAACACATATCAAGGACGCCATCAACACCGTGGCCACAGTTGCTCAACAGGGCTCGACTGTTGTCCTAGAGAGCTCTGTAGCCATCGGCATGACGAGAAGCCTCCTCGGCCCTATTGCCGTCTCATACGGCTTGTATGCCGGCATGTCTCCGGAGCGCGTGGACCCTGGCCGCACGAATCCCCCGTGCGCGAGCATTCCCAAAATTATATCTGGACTTGACGACGCGGTGCCGGGCTCGCTCGCCTCCATCGAGCAGGCATATGGACAGGTATTCAGCAGGCTGGTCCCGGTTTCTTCCCCCGAGGTGGCGGAGATGACTAAACTCTACGAGAACTGCCAACGGATGATGTGTATAGCCTTTGTGAATGAGATGGCTGATGCCGCTCTGTCGCACGGCATTGATCCATATGAGGTTTCAagagccgccgccaccaaaccCTTTGGATATGCGCCCTTCTCACCGTCGGTGGGCGTCGGTGGTCACTGCATCCCCGTAAACCCTTACTATCTATTATCCAATAGCTCTTTTCCGCTCTTGCAGGCCGCCAcggaggccatggccgcccgCCCGGCACAGATTGCCAGGCGAACTGTGGAGGATTTGAAGCTTTCAGCTACCATGGATGGCTTAGAGAAAGGTCGAGTCCTTGTTGTGGGCGTGGGCTTCAAGGCCGGTCAGTCAGTGTTGAGTTATTCCCCCGGCGTGGCGCTCTTGAACGCGCTGCATGAGCAAGGACAGGTTGAAGTGAACTTTGCCGATCCTCTTGTCTCACAAGAGGACCTGCCTCATGTCACACGGCTGAGTGAAGCTGAATGGAACCAGAAAACCTTGGAAACATTTGACGCCATTATTATATGCGTGAAGCAGCCCGGCCTGGATTATCAAGTTTTACAACACTTGAGCGGTGTAAGGGTTGACATTTGGTGCGAGTAG